One Vibrio tapetis subsp. tapetis DNA segment encodes these proteins:
- the ulaR gene encoding HTH-type transcriptional regulator UlaR: protein MNESQRHRRLLEHLVSHRFISTNDYVSMLDISLSTARRDITKLGREGRLIKIRNGAEAIDADSEQIRQTPVSFIPSEKDIEGYDRKEAIAEAAAMMCDEHDSVVISGSNTTFLMADHLAGRDVQVVTNFMPLACQLIQQDHQNIIILGGQYLPERQITISPDPEASDDTKSRFIFFTGAGVSKSGVHTSDLLVYMAEKKLLEYGDRLVALVDSSKIGKHSGKVLAAANQLDTLITDNLADETVLESLREAGVNVVIVDV, encoded by the coding sequence ATGAATGAATCTCAACGTCATAGACGGTTATTGGAACATTTAGTCAGTCACCGATTTATCTCAACCAATGACTACGTCAGCATGCTGGATATATCTCTATCTACTGCAAGACGAGATATTACGAAACTTGGAAGAGAAGGAAGGCTGATAAAGATCAGAAATGGGGCCGAAGCCATCGATGCAGACTCGGAGCAAATAAGGCAAACACCGGTCAGCTTTATTCCTAGCGAAAAAGATATAGAAGGGTACGATCGTAAAGAAGCTATCGCAGAAGCTGCAGCAATGATGTGTGATGAGCATGACAGCGTCGTGATCAGTGGTAGTAACACAACATTCTTAATGGCTGATCACCTAGCAGGACGTGATGTGCAAGTGGTTACGAATTTTATGCCGCTGGCATGCCAACTGATCCAGCAAGATCACCAAAATATCATCATATTAGGTGGGCAGTATTTACCAGAGCGACAAATCACCATATCGCCCGACCCTGAAGCCAGCGACGATACTAAAAGCCGCTTTATTTTCTTTACTGGCGCAGGTGTTTCTAAATCTGGAGTTCATACTTCAGATCTATTGGTCTACATGGCAGAAAAAAAACTGTTGGAATATGGCGACAGATTAGTCGCGCTAGTAGACAGCAGTAAAATAGGAAAACATAGCGGAAAAGTACTCGCAGCCGCAAATCAGCTAGATACTCTCATCACCGATAACCTCGCTGATGAAACGGTACTTGAATCTCTTAGAGAGGCGGGTGTCAACGTTGTTATTGTTGACGTATAA
- a CDS encoding cytochrome c oxidase subunit 3: MSTQPSTYYVPSHSVWPLVGAIALFFIAVGAGVTVQSLESGSVFGKMMLFAGVGIFLFMFIGWMRNVIQESMAGLYSRQLDISFRQGMSWFIFSEVMFFAAFFGALFYARMIAVHWLAGGDNNAMTNAVLWPGFEEMWPLTITPSGQTTQAMGWQGLPLFNTIILITSSITLHMAHTSLEKNHRTALVVWLELTIILAVTFLYYQGQEYIHAYQDLGLTLQSGVYGNTFFLLTGFHGMHVFLGTVFLIVLLARIACDHFNPKNHFAFQAGSWYWHFVDVVWLTLFIFVYVL; encoded by the coding sequence ATGAGTACCCAACCTTCAACCTATTATGTTCCTTCCCATAGCGTTTGGCCATTAGTGGGCGCGATAGCTTTGTTTTTTATCGCTGTAGGGGCGGGCGTGACAGTGCAGAGCTTAGAAAGCGGCAGTGTTTTCGGCAAAATGATGCTGTTTGCAGGAGTGGGGATTTTCTTGTTCATGTTTATAGGCTGGATGAGGAATGTGATTCAAGAATCCATGGCGGGGCTTTATTCACGACAATTGGATATCTCTTTTCGACAGGGCATGAGCTGGTTTATTTTCTCTGAAGTGATGTTTTTTGCGGCGTTTTTCGGTGCGCTGTTTTATGCACGTATGATTGCTGTTCATTGGCTTGCGGGTGGCGATAATAATGCAATGACCAATGCTGTGCTGTGGCCCGGATTTGAAGAAATGTGGCCGTTGACCATCACACCTAGCGGTCAAACTACGCAGGCAATGGGCTGGCAAGGCTTACCACTGTTTAACACCATTATCTTGATTACCTCGTCGATTACTTTACACATGGCTCACACCAGCCTGGAAAAAAATCATCGAACGGCATTGGTGGTGTGGTTAGAGCTGACCATTATTCTTGCCGTGACTTTTTTATATTACCAAGGCCAAGAATACATACATGCCTATCAGGATTTGGGTTTAACGCTTCAATCCGGAGTGTATGGGAATACCTTTTTCTTGCTCACTGGCTTTCATGGCATGCATGTATTTTTAGGGACGGTGTTTTTGATAGTACTGCTGGCACGTATAGCGTGTGACCATTTTAATCCGAAAAATCACTTTGCTTTTCAAGCTGGCAGTTGGTACTGGCACTTTGTAGACGTGGTCTGGCTGACTCTGTTTATTTTCGTTTATGTGCTTTGA
- the ctaD gene encoding cytochrome c oxidase subunit I produces the protein MDIDSEHHGAPKGIGRWLYSTNHKDIGTLYLWFSFSMFLIGGLFAMLIRVELFQPGLQFIEPNLFNQMTTMHGLIMVFGAVMPAFVGLANWMIPLMIGAPDMALPRMNNLSFWILPFAFLILLSSLFMEGGGPNFGWTFYAPLSTTYAPDSTALFVFSVHIMGISSIMGAINVIVTIFNMRAPGMTLMKMPMFVWTWLITAFLLIAVMPVLAGAVTMILTDKYFGTSFFDAAGGGDPVMFQHIFWFFGHPEVYIMILPSFGIISAIVPAFSGKKLFGYHSMVYATCSIALLSFLVWAHHMFTTGMPVFAELFFMYCTMLISVPTGVKVFNWVATMWRGSLTFETPMLFSIAFIVLFTIGGFSGLMLAIVPADFQYHDTYFVVAHFHYVLVSGAVFSIMAAAYYWLPKWTGHMYDQRLSLWHFWCSVISVNVLFFPMHFLGLAGMPRRIPDYAIQFADVNQIVSIGGFAFGLSQLIFLWLVIKCVRGGEKAPAKVWEGAEGLEWTVASPAPHHTFETPPKIEN, from the coding sequence ATAGACATTGACAGCGAGCATCATGGGGCGCCGAAAGGGATCGGTCGCTGGCTCTATTCCACTAATCATAAAGACATAGGAACACTGTATCTTTGGTTTAGCTTCAGTATGTTTTTGATTGGCGGCTTGTTCGCTATGCTTATTCGGGTCGAGTTATTTCAGCCAGGCTTACAGTTCATCGAACCCAATTTGTTTAATCAGATGACGACCATGCACGGTTTGATTATGGTGTTTGGTGCGGTAATGCCTGCCTTTGTCGGGTTAGCCAACTGGATGATTCCGCTTATGATCGGTGCGCCAGATATGGCATTACCTCGGATGAATAACCTAAGCTTTTGGATTCTCCCCTTTGCTTTTTTAATCTTGCTCAGTTCATTGTTTATGGAAGGGGGCGGCCCTAACTTTGGTTGGACCTTCTATGCGCCGCTGTCGACGACTTACGCTCCAGATAGTACCGCGCTGTTTGTGTTCAGCGTACACATCATGGGGATCAGCTCGATCATGGGTGCAATTAACGTGATCGTGACCATATTCAATATGCGTGCTCCCGGCATGACCTTAATGAAAATGCCAATGTTCGTTTGGACTTGGTTGATTACCGCATTTTTGCTCATCGCGGTGATGCCCGTTTTAGCCGGGGCGGTGACCATGATCTTAACGGATAAGTACTTTGGCACCAGTTTCTTTGATGCTGCTGGTGGCGGCGATCCGGTGATGTTCCAACACATTTTCTGGTTCTTTGGGCATCCAGAAGTGTACATCATGATATTGCCGTCTTTTGGCATCATTTCGGCGATTGTTCCTGCATTCAGCGGTAAGAAGTTGTTTGGTTATCATTCCATGGTGTACGCAACGTGCAGTATCGCTCTGCTGTCTTTTTTGGTTTGGGCGCATCACATGTTTACCACAGGTATGCCCGTGTTTGCTGAGCTGTTTTTTATGTATTGCACCATGTTGATTTCAGTTCCAACCGGAGTGAAAGTATTTAATTGGGTCGCGACGATGTGGCGAGGCTCATTAACCTTCGAAACACCAATGCTGTTTTCTATCGCCTTTATTGTTCTGTTCACGATAGGTGGCTTTTCCGGCTTAATGCTGGCGATTGTCCCTGCTGATTTCCAGTATCACGATACCTATTTCGTGGTGGCTCACTTCCATTATGTTTTGGTGTCTGGTGCTGTATTTTCCATTATGGCCGCGGCTTATTATTGGCTGCCGAAATGGACGGGACATATGTATGACCAACGTCTGAGTTTGTGGCATTTCTGGTGTTCTGTCATCTCAGTCAACGTGCTGTTTTTTCCTATGCATTTCTTGGGTTTGGCTGGCATGCCAAGACGTATTCCTGACTATGCGATCCAGTTTGCTGACGTGAACCAAATTGTTTCTATTGGCGGATTTGCGTTTGGGCTGTCGCAACTGATTTTCTTATGGCTTGTTATCAAATGCGTACGTGGTGGAGAAAAAGCGCCCGCGAAAGTTTGGGAGGGGGCAGAAGGTTTAGAGTGGACAGTTGCAAGCCCTGCGCCTCACCATACGTTTGAAACGCCTCCGAAAATCGAGAATTAG
- the cyoE gene encoding heme o synthase, which yields MIDKSSSQTASLSNTDASFQWQDYYRLTKPKVVALMLLTALVGMALSSNQALPWLSVTAGLVGIGLMAASAAAFNHLIDRRIDAVMARTYKRPLPSGNVKAVNAFLFAVAIGALGFAILYLWTNPLTAWLTFASLLGYAVVYTLYLKRATPQNIVIAGIAGAMPPLLGWTAITGELHSHAWLLVMIIFIWTPPHFWALAIHRKDDYAKADIPMLPVTHGVEYTKTSILLYTILVAIACLFPVLVGMSGQFYMVVSTVLSAGFIYKAWQLKFHDRPGYAMGVFKYSIYQLMWLFAALLVDHYWF from the coding sequence ATGATCGATAAATCATCTTCTCAAACCGCGTCATTATCAAATACGGACGCTTCATTTCAATGGCAAGATTACTATCGGTTAACAAAACCAAAAGTGGTCGCATTGATGTTGCTTACTGCGTTAGTGGGCATGGCATTGTCTTCTAATCAAGCTTTACCTTGGTTAAGTGTGACGGCGGGTCTCGTCGGGATTGGCTTAATGGCAGCAAGTGCGGCGGCCTTTAATCACCTGATTGATCGCAGAATTGACGCCGTGATGGCAAGAACGTATAAGCGCCCTTTGCCGTCAGGGAATGTAAAAGCCGTTAACGCGTTCTTGTTTGCTGTTGCCATCGGGGCATTGGGTTTTGCTATTTTGTATTTATGGACGAACCCTTTGACTGCGTGGCTCACATTTGCAAGCTTACTTGGGTATGCGGTGGTTTATACCTTGTACTTAAAACGCGCGACACCTCAAAACATTGTGATCGCAGGGATCGCAGGGGCAATGCCACCATTACTCGGTTGGACGGCTATAACGGGGGAGCTGCACTCGCATGCGTGGTTATTGGTGATGATTATTTTCATTTGGACGCCGCCACACTTTTGGGCGTTGGCCATTCATCGTAAAGATGACTACGCAAAAGCAGACATTCCCATGTTGCCTGTGACTCACGGCGTTGAATATACCAAAACCAGCATTTTGCTCTATACCATCTTAGTGGCCATCGCATGCTTATTTCCGGTTTTGGTCGGCATGAGCGGGCAGTTTTACATGGTGGTCTCTACGGTACTAAGTGCAGGGTTTATCTATAAAGCGTGGCAACTTAAGTTTCATGATAGACCTGGTTATGCAATGGGGGTGTTTAAATACTCCATCTATCAGTTGATGTGGCTTTTCGCAGCACTGCTGGTGGATCATTATTGGTTCTAG
- a CDS encoding threonine/serine ThrE exporter family protein: MPSEYRIKKIVEIGDKLHRSGCAPYKVEKYTQHYASKHNVEVMIQATPTTINYQFPDDNNAVVMKRLKPASINLALLANTIIRINQPSHEAVDEPVGYPKWVVALANMGIPPAYLMLVGSTMEAVLFSIFLGFMVWVCQLICKGRRSIAVEFISSLITGILVAFVASTGLPIPVWTICIAAVILFVPGLSIANALECLAFNDLVSGTSLLGQSALTLIKLFVGIVIGLNIGESVWGHAPDTSYLNEVPTFLHVIGLFLLSVSIGIIFNARPMDILLGLPVAVLGMWGPFYLGLDSGWVVGTWVTTVLITLYGTWVAKKMNLTGAIYILQGIIILVPGSRVLISASQSVFEQSILPIPSIGLSALFMFSAIVAGQVTAYSIYPPKVER; encoded by the coding sequence ATGCCTTCAGAATATCGAATTAAGAAAATTGTTGAGATTGGCGACAAGCTTCATCGCAGCGGTTGCGCGCCTTACAAAGTGGAAAAATACACTCAACATTACGCGTCTAAGCACAATGTTGAGGTGATGATTCAAGCAACACCGACCACCATCAACTACCAATTCCCTGATGATAACAACGCCGTGGTGATGAAGCGTTTGAAGCCGGCTTCAATCAACCTTGCATTGCTCGCTAACACCATTATTCGCATTAATCAGCCGAGCCACGAAGCCGTTGACGAACCTGTAGGTTACCCAAAATGGGTGGTCGCACTGGCAAATATGGGTATTCCACCGGCATACCTCATGCTGGTTGGCAGCACGATGGAAGCGGTATTATTCTCGATATTTTTGGGCTTCATGGTTTGGGTTTGTCAGCTGATTTGCAAAGGACGCCGAAGCATTGCCGTTGAATTTATTTCCTCGCTCATTACGGGAATTTTGGTGGCATTTGTAGCCAGTACGGGGTTACCTATTCCCGTTTGGACCATCTGCATTGCTGCTGTGATTTTGTTTGTGCCCGGGCTCTCTATCGCCAACGCATTAGAATGTCTCGCCTTTAACGATCTCGTATCTGGCACTAGCTTGTTAGGTCAAAGCGCGCTCACCTTGATAAAGCTCTTTGTCGGTATTGTGATTGGGCTGAATATCGGCGAGTCCGTATGGGGTCATGCGCCAGATACCAGCTACCTCAATGAAGTTCCGACGTTTTTACATGTCATTGGTTTGTTTTTACTGTCGGTGTCTATCGGCATCATCTTTAATGCCCGACCAATGGACATACTATTGGGGCTTCCTGTTGCCGTTTTAGGCATGTGGGGGCCATTCTATCTAGGGCTAGACAGTGGATGGGTGGTAGGCACTTGGGTAACAACCGTCCTCATTACTTTGTACGGTACTTGGGTTGCTAAAAAAATGAACCTGACTGGCGCAATATACATTCTTCAAGGCATTATCATCTTGGTTCCGGGTAGCCGCGTGTTAATCAGTGCCAGTCAATCTGTGTTTGAGCAATCTATTTTACCTATCCCGAGCATTGGCTTGTCGGCCTTATTTATGTTTTCGGCCATTGTGGCAGGGCAAGTCACCGCCTACTCTATTTATCCTCCGAAAGTTGAACGATAG
- a CDS encoding COX15/CtaA family protein has product MKSLLSLNLLIKLCVLLTMVVIVLGAYTRLSDAGLGCPDWPGCYGHLLVPEQASELSAAKALYPELTVEPHKAWLEMIHRYCAASLGFIICVIAMWSAKEKGQLQILPSALVLLVIAQGALGMWTVTLKLLPVVVMLHLIGGFTLLSLLYLLHCQQVRTLRVNTNESQHLENRDENRGVFPRKLAILSIVVLLGQILLGGWTSSNYAALMCTSLPICQGDWLSQLNFTQAFDLLQSGHDNYEFGVLDYSARMTIHVSHRFGAILTTAVLLGLISQLWSHPLASLRGPGRVLLLLLIGQIALGISNVLYQLPLSVAVAHNLGAALLLLCLVRINYVLSIQTVKIKHSQPMMSTGGES; this is encoded by the coding sequence ATGAAGTCACTGCTGTCGTTGAATTTACTGATTAAATTGTGCGTATTGCTCACTATGGTGGTCATCGTACTTGGCGCGTACACAAGGTTGTCGGACGCAGGGTTAGGCTGCCCAGACTGGCCAGGGTGTTATGGTCATTTGTTGGTGCCTGAACAAGCCAGTGAATTAAGCGCAGCGAAGGCCTTGTATCCCGAATTAACGGTAGAGCCGCATAAAGCGTGGCTGGAAATGATTCATCGATATTGCGCTGCAAGTTTGGGGTTCATTATTTGTGTGATCGCAATGTGGAGTGCAAAAGAGAAAGGACAACTACAAATACTGCCTTCCGCCTTAGTATTGCTGGTTATCGCACAAGGGGCATTAGGAATGTGGACGGTGACATTAAAGCTGTTACCAGTTGTTGTTATGTTGCATCTCATCGGCGGTTTTACTTTATTAAGCCTGTTGTATTTGCTTCATTGCCAACAAGTCAGAACACTGCGGGTTAATACTAACGAATCACAACATCTAGAGAACCGTGACGAAAATAGGGGCGTTTTCCCTAGAAAATTAGCCATTTTGAGCATCGTTGTCTTGCTTGGTCAAATCTTACTAGGTGGGTGGACATCGTCCAATTACGCGGCACTTATGTGTACCAGTCTTCCTATATGCCAAGGAGATTGGCTATCTCAGCTTAATTTTACTCAAGCCTTTGATTTACTGCAAAGTGGGCATGATAACTATGAATTTGGCGTGCTTGATTACTCCGCCAGAATGACGATACATGTCTCCCATCGGTTCGGGGCAATTCTAACGACAGCGGTACTGCTTGGATTGATATCGCAATTATGGAGCCATCCTTTAGCGTCATTAAGAGGGCCGGGAAGAGTGCTACTGTTGCTACTTATTGGCCAAATCGCGTTAGGCATTAGTAACGTATTATACCAACTTCCTCTATCTGTGGCGGTTGCTCATAACTTGGGCGCTGCTTTGTTGCTACTGTGTTTGGTTCGTATTAATTACGTTTTATCTATTCAAACGGTGAAAATTAAACATTCTCAGCCAATGATGAGCACTGGAGGCGAATCATGA
- a CDS encoding cytochrome c oxidase assembly protein, producing the protein MSDINQANKTLTKWLLLAVVGMFGFGFALIPLYDIMCEQLGINGKTSSNAVETPTGMQVDESRLIKVQFIAQVDSDIPWEFGPIQAEMLVHPGEVIQTAYRAFNTATKDLTGQAVPSVSPGLAASYFNKIECFCFNQQPLAGQSAAELPVIFYIEPDIPESIHTLTLSYTLFQFKENTATEPTESVSNSITNDKLAYQGLTPEHAQEQGASQ; encoded by the coding sequence ATGAGTGACATTAATCAAGCAAATAAAACCCTAACCAAATGGCTGTTGTTGGCCGTTGTGGGCATGTTTGGTTTTGGTTTTGCTCTTATTCCTTTGTACGACATCATGTGTGAGCAGTTAGGGATTAACGGAAAAACAAGCAGCAATGCGGTTGAAACGCCAACCGGAATGCAAGTAGATGAAAGTCGTTTGATTAAAGTGCAGTTCATTGCTCAGGTAGATTCAGACATTCCATGGGAATTTGGTCCAATACAGGCGGAAATGTTGGTGCACCCAGGGGAAGTCATTCAAACGGCGTATCGCGCTTTTAATACTGCGACGAAGGATCTAACCGGGCAAGCCGTTCCTTCTGTTTCTCCGGGATTGGCCGCCAGTTATTTCAATAAAATTGAGTGTTTTTGTTTTAACCAACAGCCTCTTGCGGGCCAAAGTGCCGCTGAGCTACCCGTTATTTTCTATATAGAACCTGATATTCCAGAAAGCATTCATACGTTGACGCTTTCTTATACTCTTTTCCAATTCAAAGAGAATACGGCTACCGAACCTACGGAATCTGTTTCGAACAGCATTACAAACGACAAATTGGCTTATCAGGGCCTAACGCCAGAGCATGCGCAAGAGCAAGGAGCGTCACAATGA
- a CDS encoding SURF1 family protein: protein MLTRVWFWVAFVLTVVVFSILIKLGLWQLDRSAQKSVMEQQLEERQNQAAMPLTQLSELPIDSNITGVIGVAHVEPMPDQIVLLDNQTFNGKVGYLAYQLAVVTAQLNPPLYVLLELGFVDAPLSRNELPKIAVLRNKQQVSGRMYRRETNPISHQLHAEPGWPKRIQNLNLPELAMLLEEESADLKSRASFTLMPWAMQIQNIENWPYEQPWKPVSMSADKHMGYAVQWFAMASVFLIIMLTLFLRSLRQVTLLVGSKTQAELGVSAGSVNPTGDHHE from the coding sequence ATGTTGACGCGTGTGTGGTTTTGGGTGGCGTTTGTATTAACTGTGGTGGTGTTTTCTATTTTGATCAAGTTAGGGCTGTGGCAACTTGATCGATCTGCGCAAAAATCCGTGATGGAACAACAATTAGAAGAAAGACAAAATCAAGCCGCAATGCCACTGACTCAACTATCAGAACTGCCTATCGACTCTAATATCACGGGCGTAATTGGTGTCGCTCATGTAGAGCCAATGCCCGATCAAATCGTGTTATTGGATAATCAAACCTTTAATGGCAAAGTCGGTTATCTGGCTTATCAATTAGCGGTGGTTACGGCGCAACTAAATCCGCCACTTTACGTGCTACTCGAACTCGGGTTTGTTGACGCGCCTCTAAGCCGCAATGAATTACCTAAAATTGCTGTTTTAAGAAACAAGCAACAAGTATCTGGTCGAATGTATCGGCGGGAAACCAATCCAATTAGCCATCAATTACATGCGGAACCGGGCTGGCCCAAACGTATTCAAAACCTGAACTTACCTGAATTGGCGATGTTGCTAGAGGAGGAGAGTGCAGATTTGAAAAGTCGCGCTTCATTCACACTCATGCCTTGGGCGATGCAGATTCAAAATATTGAGAACTGGCCATATGAACAGCCATGGAAACCCGTCAGCATGAGCGCCGATAAACATATGGGCTACGCCGTGCAGTGGTTTGCGATGGCCAGCGTATTTCTTATCATTATGTTAACCCTTTTTCTACGTAGCCTTCGCCAAGTGACTTTATTGGTGGGCTCTAAAACTCAAGCAGAACTCGGTGTTAGCGCAGGATCGGTTAATCCCACAGGAGATCACCATGAATAA
- a CDS encoding HAD family hydrolase, protein MKYQAVVLDLDGTLLNDQNQINEVNQAAVKLAIKEGYKVTLASGRPHQMMLPYAKSLNIQEPLVCCNGAYLFDVTTNLKIDALAISKMKLVKLLQLLNDGQFDFTLYAENGIFAQRESQHIAGILTQGCELAVDLNVQLISDLDSLVSAAGAVFKILVPNQDNALLAELRNTLSTQFQADLSTPNKLDITAKTASKGRALQTWLKRCDISSHFTVAFGDGDNDSSMLNSVGEPVAMANASPRLKGIANVIITDNNGCGIGQYLRLIIQEGQRFHNHSYS, encoded by the coding sequence ATGAAGTATCAAGCCGTTGTGTTGGATTTAGATGGAACATTACTAAATGACCAAAATCAGATAAATGAAGTGAATCAAGCTGCTGTAAAACTAGCCATTAAAGAGGGCTATAAAGTAACGCTCGCGAGTGGAAGGCCACATCAGATGATGTTGCCTTACGCAAAGAGTTTAAACATTCAAGAGCCTCTAGTTTGTTGCAACGGTGCTTACTTATTTGATGTGACAACCAATTTGAAAATTGATGCATTGGCGATTAGCAAAATGAAACTCGTTAAATTGCTTCAACTGCTTAACGATGGGCAATTTGACTTCACTCTTTACGCTGAAAACGGAATTTTCGCTCAGCGTGAATCGCAGCATATTGCGGGTATCTTGACGCAAGGTTGCGAATTAGCTGTGGATTTGAATGTTCAGCTTATCTCTGACCTAGATTCATTGGTTAGTGCGGCCGGAGCGGTGTTCAAAATATTAGTACCAAATCAAGACAACGCATTACTAGCCGAACTTAGAAATACCTTGTCGACACAGTTTCAAGCTGACTTATCAACACCCAACAAATTGGATATCACTGCGAAAACCGCCAGTAAAGGCCGAGCACTTCAAACTTGGTTAAAGCGTTGTGATATCTCTTCTCATTTCACGGTGGCTTTTGGCGACGGGGACAACGATTCATCCATGCTTAATAGCGTTGGAGAACCCGTTGCTATGGCGAATGCCAGCCCACGTCTTAAGGGCATCGCCAATGTCATTATTACTGATAATAACGGTTGTGGTATCGGTCAGTACCTTCGCTTGATTATTCAAGAAGGTCAGCGTTTTCACAATCACTCGTATAGCTAA
- a CDS encoding DUF2909 domain-containing protein — protein sequence MSWFKLILVCMLLIVILNLGRALVAMMKGNSDKPTSHFLGRRLMYSAFVIVLLLVALNFGWITPNPRPY from the coding sequence ATGTCTTGGTTTAAATTGATTCTGGTCTGCATGCTGCTAATTGTTATCCTTAACTTAGGTCGAGCTCTCGTTGCCATGATGAAAGGCAACAGTGATAAACCGACCAGCCATTTCCTAGGCCGTCGCTTGATGTACTCTGCGTTTGTTATTGTCCTACTATTGGTCGCCCTCAATTTTGGCTGGATAACCCCAAACCCAAGGCCTTATTAG
- a CDS encoding substrate-binding periplasmic protein, producing the protein MRSCFKWVRDGLLGTAVLISFSVLSFNDLTIYTEEFPPYNFTENGELRGITVDLLLEATKRVGKPIEADDIKVHPWARSYRRVQVEPNTMLFSMAHIPSREKLFKWVGPIGQTRVVLLAKKNRGINISEPSQLLNYKIGTIRDDVAQKLVEQSGVDAETIEHTSTTTSLAKMLDLGRIDLWAYEENAALWVMEQSGLDSRDFEPVYVLMELDMYFALNRGTEQSTVDELQKAIEDVMRIKVDTGRSDFQDIFAHYLPEGS; encoded by the coding sequence ATGAGGTCGTGTTTTAAGTGGGTTAGAGATGGTCTCCTAGGTACTGCAGTCTTAATCAGTTTTTCCGTTTTATCATTTAATGATCTAACCATTTACACCGAAGAGTTTCCTCCTTATAACTTTACTGAAAACGGAGAGCTAAGGGGCATCACCGTCGATCTGCTACTTGAAGCCACTAAACGAGTTGGTAAGCCTATTGAAGCCGATGATATTAAAGTACATCCGTGGGCGCGCTCATATCGACGAGTTCAAGTAGAACCCAACACGATGCTGTTTTCCATGGCGCACATTCCCAGTAGAGAGAAGTTGTTTAAATGGGTTGGACCCATTGGCCAAACTCGTGTGGTGTTGCTGGCGAAAAAGAACAGAGGCATCAATATTAGCGAACCAAGTCAATTGCTCAACTATAAAATTGGCACAATCAGAGACGACGTGGCACAGAAGTTGGTTGAACAAAGTGGAGTCGATGCCGAGACAATAGAGCATACATCGACAACAACATCGCTCGCAAAAATGCTCGATCTTGGTCGTATCGATTTATGGGCCTATGAGGAAAATGCGGCTCTGTGGGTTATGGAGCAATCCGGGCTTGATAGCCGAGACTTTGAACCCGTATATGTTCTGATGGAGCTGGATATGTACTTTGCGCTCAACCGAGGTACGGAGCAAAGTACCGTAGATGAATTGCAAAAAGCGATTGAAGATGTGATGAGAATTAAAGTAGATACAGGCCGAAGCGACTTTCAAGATATTTTTGCACACTACTTGCCCGAAGGTAGCTAA